In a single window of the Microbacterium sp. SL75 genome:
- the nucS gene encoding endonuclease NucS, translating into MRLVIARCSVDYTGRLKTHLPLATRLIMVKADGTVAFHRDVQHAPLNWMSPPCSLTLEQPDEADIEDGVIERWRVTHAKSGDALLVRIHEVMHDTAHDLGLDPGLIKDGVEADLQRLLAEQVSVVGENLTLVRREYPTAIGPVDLLLRNDDGHGTVAIEVKRRGDIDGVEQLTRYLELLNRDPLLAPVTGVYAAQEIKPQARVLATDRGIRCLVLDYDEMKGVQSGAPRLF; encoded by the coding sequence GTGCGCCTCGTCATTGCTCGTTGCTCCGTCGACTACACCGGTCGCCTGAAGACACATCTGCCCCTCGCGACCCGACTCATCATGGTCAAGGCCGACGGTACGGTCGCGTTCCATCGCGACGTCCAACACGCGCCCCTGAACTGGATGAGCCCGCCGTGCTCGCTCACCCTCGAGCAGCCCGACGAGGCCGACATCGAAGACGGCGTGATCGAACGCTGGCGCGTGACGCACGCGAAGAGCGGCGACGCACTGCTGGTGCGCATCCACGAGGTCATGCACGACACCGCCCACGACCTGGGCCTCGACCCCGGGCTCATCAAGGACGGCGTCGAGGCCGATCTGCAGCGCCTGCTCGCCGAGCAGGTGTCGGTGGTGGGTGAGAACCTCACGCTCGTGCGCCGTGAGTACCCCACCGCGATCGGCCCGGTCGATCTGCTGCTGCGCAATGACGACGGCCACGGCACCGTCGCGATCGAGGTCAAGCGTCGCGGCGACATCGACGGCGTCGAGCAGCTCACCCGCTACCTCGAGCTGCTCAACCGCGATCCTCTGCTCGCCCCGGTCACCGGCGTCTACGCCGCGCAAGAGATCAAGCCCCAAGCGCGCGTGCTCGCCACCGACCGCGGCATCCGGTGCCTCGTCCTCGATTACGACGAGATGAAGGGCGTGC